The genomic DNA CTGGTCGATGTTTCGGACGATCATGTCTCGTTGCTCGTCTTCCCCAAGCGTGTCGAGTGCCAATCCGAGTTGAGATTGTGCATACAGGCTGAGCTTCAATCGGTCGCGATAGAGGAAACGTTGCATATCCTCGTTGGCAATTTTCGATTCCACAAGAACGGAGAAAACCAAAGCGTCGATGTTGTTTGCCTGTGTCTTGTACGGCTTTTTTCGCTTAGGATCGTCGGCATGCCGAAGTCCTTCTTGAAGAAGTTCAACTTGCTGTGCTTGATACCTCTGCAACCATGCGATTCCTTGTTCGACAATTCCGTCAACAATCGCGATGTCATTCTTCTGAGCCTGCTGCAATCCATGAACAACGACAGCAGTCGTATGTGGATAAGAACGTTCACCGTATCCAGAGAACCAACCCCAACCGCCATCTGAATTTTGCATGGCTGTCAGGTCTTGAACGCCCTTCTTCACCATTCGGGAGACTTCTGCCTCATCGAACACAGGGTTTCGTTTGAATCGTTTCCATTGCGTCGCCCGTTCTATGTCGTCTCCGATTTCCTGAGCATTCAGATTCGTGCGTTTCTCCTGAATCGCTGCCAGATCGAGGTTCATTCGTTGCAGAATTCCTTGAGTGATTACTGTCGGCACGAAGCGGTTGAGCGTTTGCTCAGTGCAACCGTACGGGTACTCCACGAGGTACGGAAGTGCATCGACCATGGCTCCTGCGAGCGTAGGTGAGTAACGGATTTCGAGTCGCGATTCTTGAGGACGGCGATCTTCTGGGACAGAAAAGATCAGTTTTCCGTTCTTTTCTTGCGGTCTGATCACGCCGGAAAAGGATTCTGTTTTCAGGAAACCATGCACGAAAACAGGGAATTCCATTTTCATCGCATCCGACTCTTCATCGGTGAGAGCCTGCATTGTGACGGTCGCGGTCCCTTCAGCGATGGCCTTCACTCGCCAATCAATGCGGGCTTCTCCGCCTGCTGAGATTGTGACAGTTCGTTGTCGATCCGTTTCGGAGATCAACGCGAGAGTTTCGCCTTCAAGGTTGATTGCAACCTGCACACTTTTTTCTTGCTCTAGATAGTTATGGACAACTGCAGAGAGGACGACCTCGTCTTTTTCCACAAAGAATCGTGGAGCTTGCAGTCGTACAACGAGATTCTTGGCGGTGACGACTTCGCTGGTTCCTTCGCCAACGTTGGTGCCATGTCCCATTCCCCACGCCCGAAGTTTCCAGGCCGAGAGGTTCTCAGGCATTTCGAAGGAGATATCTGCGATGCCGTTTTTGTTTGTGGTTAAGTCCGCCTTCCAGAATGCGGTGTCGGCAAAGTTTTCTCGAACGGTCGGCTGAACCATTTCCGGTTGCGCTTTCGCACCAAAGCTGCCGATGCCTCCACCTCCACCTCCACCAAATCCTGCAGCATCTCCACTGGCCAACTCCATGGCGGGAGCAGATGCAGGCATTAGTGCTCCACCCTTCCGCATCATACTTCTTGAACTCATGCCAAGTGCCTGCGGTTCCTTGATGGCATCGAGCTTCTTATTGTCTCGATTCGCGATTTCATCACCGAACGCACCAAGGTGAGTCATGTGGATTTCACCCTGCTTCATGAGCAAACCGAAGTATCGCTCCAGGCTGTGCTCGGTGGTTGGCCGGTGGTTTCGCTTCCAGTTCCAGAAAAATTCACGGATCTCCGGGACATTCGAGCCTCCCGAAATGTACTCGACAGCACGGTCGTACACCGACATCACCACGGACCCGACAAACGGCTCTCCGGTTTCATCCGTCAGTTTGACTTTGACTTTGGCGTCCGCTCCGGGAAGGTAGCGTTCCTCGTCGGAGACAATCTCGACATTGATCACCCGGTCTTCCGGCGGGACTGCGATTTGTTGAACAGCAGTATGCAGGTCGCCATTTGAAATGGTGATCGCTTCCACAAAAAAGTTCGGCATGTCTTTTTGGGCAACGCCAATCTTGACTGTTTTGCTCTTTCCTTCGATTCGGTGAACTTGAGGTCTTCCTGCGTAAACTCCATTGGACGGCCGAACGAATAACAGCACGGTCGAACCGATACGGTTCGTGTTGATGAGAAGTTCGACGTCGTCTCCGGGCTTGTAGGTTTTCTGATTCGCGACCAGTTCCAGGTCATTAAATCGGTAGCCTGAACCGTCAAAGCCAACGCCACGAATGACAAACAGATAACCGCCCTCAATCGTTCTGTTGTCTGATGTGACACTGTATGAAAGCCGATACTGTCCAACTGAGTTCGCCTTGATTTTCTGTTCCGCCTGCCCATCTGCGTTCGTGTCGAGATCCCATTCTTCAACAACTGTTTCCTTGGGCTGGTCCCCTTCATAGTTGATTCTTAAGAGCTTAAGTTTTCCGGTTCCTTGAACCCCTGAGCCTGCGATCGTTCGTGCCTGGAAATTCGCGGTGATCGTGTCTCCGATTCGGTAATGACCTCGATTTGTCCAGGTGAAGACCTTGAACGGTTCGCGAGCGACAAGAATTTTTCCGGAACCGACGATCGTTCGGCGAGAGGCGTCAGTGACCTCAGCGGTGATTTGATATTCGTGGTCATGGTCCCCGTGTAACGCTTTGGCAAGTGAGGTGTCGATCTCGAATTCGACAGTTCCATCTGGACCGATCTCGACTTCCTGATCAAGTACAAGTTCGGGCGGATTAGGGTTCCAGTTTTGCCAGAAAGGACGAGGTGACAAACAGCCCCAGCGATTGAAACCGGGGTACCAGTCATAGTCAGACGTGTACCACCAGTAACCATTTCCGTAGAGCCAGTCCCAACGAGTGACTGGAAACCAGCGTGAATCGTGCTGTGATCGCTCGACTTTGAAACTGACTTTCGCGTCTGAAACCGGTGCTCCGTAGTAATACTTCGCCTGGATGGTCGCCTTAATCGTTTCACCCAGTTCAGCAGGTTTGTCCGGTGTCTCGATAGTGACTTCAAACTCTGGTTTCTTATATTCCTCGACTCGGAAATGGTTTCCGCCGCCAACTCCGTGGTTGTGGTCAATGTAGAGATAATACTGCCCCAGCTTCGCATCTTCCGGAAGCGTGAATTCGCCGGCGAGACCACCGTATTCGTCCGTTTTCTTTTTCAGTTTGAAAACTTCCGTCCCTTGCGGGTCTTGGATATGAACTGTGAACTCTTTGGATGCGAACAACGAGGAATCGGTCTGATCATATTTTGCTTCCCGCATCCAAAACTTAAATTCGACTTTTTGGTCAGGTCGATACACCGGACGATCTGTGACAACGTACGCTTTTCGTTGCTGGTAGGATTGGACCGAAAATTGGTTGTACCAGACGTTGCTGAAACCGAGATACGCCAAACGACCACGGTCATCTTTCGCTGTTGCCAGCCATTGATAATCACGGTTCATTAGCTTTGCGTCGGTTTCAATCATTCCCTCGTTGTCTGTGAACTCGGCAAGTTGCTGCGTGACGAGGCGGAATTGCCGTTTCGTATTCTCAACACGCTCTTGCTTCCAGCCGAAAAAATCGACTTTCATTTTTGAAATCGGTTCTCCGGTGACAGCATCAGCGACGAAGTACATCGACTTGCCATTGAGATTTTTTTTGACGATGGCTGTGTCATCGAGCCATACGATGATGCGGCTCAGATTGCCGTCCTTCATCTGTGCGACGAGCAAGTAGGCTCCCGCTTTCTGCAGCGGAGTCGTTACTGTGACTCGACGGTCGTAGTGGTTCGGGCGAGGTTCAAGCTCGAGTCTCCAATCAGCGACCTGTTTGCCGAGATACTTCGACTCATTCTGCTGGACGATCCGGTAGCCGATGTTGCCGATCTGAGTTTTTTGCCAATCAATTCGCTGCGGGCTCGACTTCAAATAAGCTTTGACATCGTCAAGGAGCAGAGGAACGTTCAGTTCGTAAGCCTTGAAGGAAACTTGATCGCCATTTCGGTAACGGTAATCAATTGTCGCTCCCTTCCCGGCAGGTTGACTGGTGATCGGTTCAAGCTGCCCCCAATTCTTGACAATCTGGTCGAGCCGTTTTTGCTTGTGCTTATTTCTGGAATCACCATGTTTTCTGATCGATTCTGCCCAGACTAAAGCAGCTTGAGGATACTGTTGTCTGTCTTCATAGATTTGTGCGAGTTGCTGGAATGCAGGCTCTGAGTATGAGCGTGACTTCGACGCCGCCAATCCCTTGAAGAGGCTGATGAAGTAGTAGTCGTCACGAAGGGTGAATCGTTTAACGCCGGTGGCCAATTGGGAAATTGTCTCATTGTTTTCAAGTGTGCTGAGTTCCCAGGTCCCGGTTTCTTTTTCTTCTTCAGATTCTGCTGTCGGAAGTCTGGTTCCCCATTGTTGAAGTGTACGGACACCGAATTGCTGGTGGGCAAACTGGGCGAACTCCATATGAATTTCGTTATCTCGCGATGGGTTGGCTTGTGCCACTTCAGTCAGTAACCAGCGCCAGCGTTCTCCATCGTTCCTGGCAGATTCAAACGACTCTGGAATGTCGTAGTAAACGGGATCACCATTCTCATCAACAGGTGCTCCTTGAGTTCGCTGTCTTCCCTGTCTGTATCCGTAGCCTGTTACGAAATCGGGGAGTGTTTCGAGATCGGTCAGGTCTTGAAGTAACCAGGCTTGAGTTCCGTGCCGTCCATCTCGAACAGCTGAAGCGTAAAATTTGTAGAAGTCGGCAGCTAAAGCTCCGGGAGTTCCTTCGGGTTTCAGCTCTTTTGCCTTTGCGAGCCATCGTAGCGCTTGAACACGGTCTCTCGCGCTGGCGTCTGAGTATTGTCCGCCGCCACGTTGTTGTCCCCGTTTGAATTCCCCAGCGACCACGAAGCCATAATGGACATTTTGCATCTTTTGTTCAGCGACTGACCAAAACGCCCGCCAGTCTTCCGGATGCGCTTCAAGAATTTGCTCCAGTAAGTCGTCCAACTCGGCGTGACGCTGCAACTGGTTCAAGCATTGAACCGATTTTTGAATATCGTCGACAAGATTTTGTCCCGAGTTTTTCTCGTTTTTAACGAGTTGCTCGAAGAGGGTGAACGCCTCTTTGTACTGTCCCTGCTGGAGCAGCTTTTCAGCTTCTACACGGAGATCCGGGATCGGCTTGTCTGCTGCCATGGTGACAATCATTCCGGTCAATGTGAGACAAACGAGTAAGAGTCCGGGTTTGATGAGACGGGCCATTTTTCTTCCTGATACGTCTGCTGGAAATGAATTCAAGAGTGAGCAGAGTTCGCTGCCATCCATGAGACGGTTCAGCTTTCAAAGAGTTCCGAAAACTTTCCGTCAGTTGGAATCATGCACGTTCTTGATACGATTTCCTAGTCACCTCCTCTTCATTTTCGGGTAAGAATTTTCTGTTCTTGATTGACAACTCAATCTCTGTGATGCACGATAGACAGTAATTAGTGTACTGTTGTTGCAACTATGATCGAAATTGGAGTTTCGAGTTCACCAGTTCGAGGGATCGTCAAACTACTTCCCATTCGCGATTTTGAGTGAATTCACACTCAACAACTCCCCCCTATTTTTCATTTCCAGAATTCACATATCGTTCACCCAAAAAACACACCACTACGATTCACTGTTTGCGTTCAATTCTAGGTCGCTCACTGGAAACTATTGTGATGCAGGATTTTTGCATCCTTTGAGAGACCAAGACCAGGTATTCAGCTCAGTTCCTGAGCAACCTTTATAAATTAAGGGATAATTCCTCATGTCCGCTGCACGGATTCCAGTCATTGGGATCATCGGTGGAATTGGTTCCGGAAAAACTGCCGTGGCAGAAGCCTTGGGCAAGCTGATCTCGGTACGTCGTTTGGATGCGGATGTTGCAGGTCATCAAGTTTTGTTGGATGAAAAAGTCAAAGATGCTCTGAAAAAGGCATTCGGCGACTCCATTTTTGACGAACAGGGAGAAATTGTCCGATCCGATCTTGCCAAACTGGTGTTTGGAAATCAGAAGACTCAACAAGTTGCCAGAGCGAAGCTTGAGGAGATTGTTCATCCAGAGATTCGAAAAATCCTTGAGAATCAACTCAAAGAAATCCAATACCAGCGAGATTGCGACGTAATTATCCTGGACGCCGCGCTGATGCTCGAAGCGGGATGGTCAGAAGTTTGCGACGCGATTGTCTATCTCGATGTGCCTGAAGCTGTTCGATTGCAGCGAGTCCAACAGCGAGGGTGGAGCGAACAAGAATTTCGGAAACGCGAAGCAAGTCAACTTTCCCTTTCAGAAAAACAAAACCGGGCAGAAATCACAATTTCCAACGCAACTGACCTCCAATCGACCGCAAATCAACTCGCAAATTGGATAAAACAAAACCATAGCTACGAAGCAATGCATCACTAATTTTGAACCCCGACTTCAACTCTCTTCTGCTCCCTGATCAGACATTCCTTTCTGATCTAGCAGGAATAAAAACTCCTCTCCAGAATTCCATTGAGGCCAAAATATGGCAAAGTCAAGCACATCAACGCCACCCAGTAAGGACGCTTCCGGGAAGAATGCGATCTATGATCCTGCTGATTCGCAGTATGAAGATGCCAAACAGGGCGAAATTCATATCGCTGCTCTGCAACGCATGACGGTCAAAGAACTCTTTGAACTTGCAAAGCAGGAGAATGTCAGCGAATACCAGGGGCTCAAAAAGCAGGATTTGATCTTTCGTATTCTAAAAGAGCGTACGAAAATGAACGGGCTGATGTTCGGTGAAGGAACGCTCGAAATCCTGCCCGATGGATTTGGATTTCTCCGCAGCCCGGATTATCACTACCTTCCCTGTCCGGATGATATCTACGTTTCGCCTAGTCAAATCAGACGTTTCGGTTTGAGAACTGGAGCCACAGTCGCGGGGCAAATTCGACCACCAAAAGAGAACGAACGTTACTTCGCTCTCCTGCGAGTTGAAGCGATCAATGGAAACGATCCGAACATGGTTTCGGAAAAAGTGCCGTTCGATGATTTGACACCCCTGCATCCAGAAAAAAGATTGAAACTCTCCGAAGCTGGAGCCCAACTCAGTACCCGGATTGTGGACATTGTCGCACCAATCGGCTTCGGCCAGCGTGGCCTCATCGTCTCTCCACCACGAGCCGGGAAAACCGTTCTGTTACAGCAGCTTGCACAAGCGGTGATCAACAGTCACCCTGAAGTGTACGTCATTGTGTTGCTCATTGATGAGCGTCCGGAAGAAGTGACGGACATGGAACGTCAGGTGAAATCAGACAACTGTGAAGTGATTTCAAGCACCTTCGATGAGCCACCCAGCCGACATATTCAGGTTGCTGAGATGGTGATCGAAAAAGCAAAGCGAATGGTTGAATACGGTCAAGATGTGGTCATCTTCCTCGACTCAATCACTCGTCTCGCCCGAGCGTACAACACCGAGTGCCCGAACTCCGGGAAAATTTTGACAGGTGGAGTTGACGCCAATGCATTGCAGCACCCCAAAAGATTCTTTGGCGCCGCCAGAGCAGTTGACGAAGGTGGCAGCCTGACAATTTTGGCAACCGCCCTTGTTGATACCGGTTCCAAGATGGACGAAGTGATCTTTGAAGAGTTTAAAGGGACCGGAAACACAGAGCTGCATCTCGACCGACGTATGGTTGAGAAGCGAGTTTGGCCAGCTGTTGACGTCAACAAATCCGGGACTCGGCGTGAAGAGCTGTTAATGGACGAAGATGAACTTCGTCTCGTCTGGATCTTACGGCGTGTCCTCAACGACATGAATCCAGTTGAAGCCATGGAACTCCTCACCAGTCGCATGGGACGTACTAAGACGAACGACGAGTTCCTGCAGTCGATGAATTTGACATAGAACACTTTCGTGCTTCTTGTGTCCGCGATAGAGCGTCTTGCCAGGTGATTGGCTGAGTGCCACGAGACAGGACTGCGACACCTTTATAAAACTGCTCGAGAGCAGTTTGCTCTAGGAATGTTGCCATGGATGGAAGGAGCAGCCAGCCTTTCAGATGGCCATGAAATTAAAAAACTCGCGACACTTCAAAGTGTCGCGAGTTTTTTTGTTGAAGTCTCTTCCTATTTGGGAGTCTATTCCCATTCAATCGTACTGGGCGGTTTCGAACTGACGTCGTAAACCACGCGATTCACACCTCGAACCGAGTTGATGATCCGCGTCGAAACTCGCTGCAGCAGGTCATAGGGTAAGCGAGACCAGTCTGCGGTCATGAAATTGTCGGTATCGACCGAGCGAATCGCGATGACATCTTCATAGGTGCGGGCATCTCCCATGACGCCAACCGTTTGCAACGGCAACAGGACCGCAAATGCTTGCTGGACCTTGTGGTAGTAGTTCGACTCATACAGCTCGTCGATAAAAATAGCATCGGCTTCGCGGAGTGTCGCCAATCGTTCGGCATTGACGGCGCCCAGACAGCGAACTGCTAAACCTGGGCCGGGGAATGGATGACGCCAGATCAATTTATCTGGAAGTCCAAGTTCCTTCCCCATGAGGCGAACTTCATCTTTGAAGAGCATTCGCATCGGCTCGATCAGTTCAAAGCCTAACTCCTTCGGCAATCCTCCGACATTGTGGTGATACTTAATCGTAGCAGCCGGTCCGTCTGGGTTGGCTCCTGATTCAATCACATCGGGATACAAAGTTCCCTGAGCCAGGAATCGTGCATCGTCGATATCCTTCGACTCGTCTTTGAAAACATCAATGAAAGTCTTGCCAATAATCTTCCGCTTTTCTTGCGGATCACTGACACCAGCGAGTCCATTCAGGAATCGGTCACGTGCGTCGACAACATGCAGGTCTGTCTTGAAGTGCTCTCCGAATTCGTACTCGACCTGTTCACGCTCTCCGTTCCGGAGGAGTCCGTTATCAACGAAAATGCAGGTCAGCTGCGATCCGATCGCTTTGTAAAGCAATGCTGCCGTCACAGATGAATCGACACCACCGGAGAGACCACAAATTACGCGTGAATTCCCGACACGTTCACGAATAACTTCGCATTCCTGTTCGATGAAGGAAGAGATTTTCCAGGAACCTTCGCAACCGCAGATCTCACGAATGAAGTTGCCGATCAAGTTTTCCCCGTGCTGTGTGTGCGTCACTTCTGGATGGAATTGAATTCCGTAGAGTTCACGTTCCCGATGCTTAATCGCTGCGTTTGGGCAGTCGACCGTCTCAGCCAGGACGACGAAGTTTTCGTGCAGATTTTCAACACGATCTCCGTGACTCATCCACGCGGTAAACTTTTCAGGTAATCCGGCGAAGAGGTCTCCGCCATCTTTACGTAAGATTTCCGTATGTCCGAACTCACGTGAGGTACTCGGTTTGATCTCGCAGCCCATCGCCTTGCATGCTGCCTGCATTCCGTAGCAGATCCCCAGAATCGGGATTCCGAGTTCGAAGATTTCTGGATCGACTTGTGGTGAGCCGTCTGCATACACGCTTGCAGGTCCACCGGAAAGAATTAGCCCTTTGGGAGCCAGTTCCTTAATCCGTTTCGCTGAAAGGTCATGCCGCACCAATTGACAGAAAACGTGCTGGTCCCGCACGCGTCTCGCAATCAATTGCGCAGTTTGAGAACCGAAGTCGAGAACAAGAATCGTTTCCTGTTGAATATCGCCCGCATTCGTCATGTTGGGCATTTCTGAAGCCGTCGAAGTCATAACTCTGCCACAAGTTCAGTCGCTGCTTTCTATGAATTCACATGAGAACCCGAGAAGTTAGCGAAATGTCGAATCGAGCATTTTAGCTGCTAATCTGTTGATCGCAACAAGCCTGAATGTGAATCAATCAAAATCCTCGTATGATATCATGATGTCTTTCAATTCTAGCCTTCTGTCTTTCACTCGATTTCTCCCGTTCTCCCGATAGTTCACAGCGAATCACCGCTGGACCCCGACATTTGTGAAGATCTTGATGTTCTGGCTGTTTGTCGATCTGAATGCATCTGCCAGAAGTGCTTGGAAATACATGAATTGAATCACATTCATGCATCTCTTTCGATGACGATTTTTCGGGAGTCTTCGAACCCGCGGAGACAATCTGCTAGATTGGGGATCATGGGTGTTTGAAAATTGAAGAATCGCTCTTGAAATGAATGACTTCTTCGGCTTCCAGCCACTTTCAATATTTTAGCCCATGGACGACACTGAAATACACAGTTACGATAGTGCTCAGTCGGAGAAAATACTCCCAATGAGTAATCAGGATTTCATCGCCACAGCGTGTTCTATAAATTAAGGATGACGAAGATGTCATACAAACTTCCGGAATTGGGGCTCAACCCTTCTTCAACATCAGCTGGTACCAACCCGGGAAGTTTTGCGAAGGCGGGCAAAATTGCTCCAGGGACAGAAGGTCGCTGGACGTTCGCTTCACCCGATACACCTGGAATGCCAGAACCGTCGGACAAGACTGCTTGGGACTTTTTGCCCGCAGGTTGGACGACCGAAGAACTTCAAACAGGCGAAGTTGTCTCAGCTTCCGGCCAGGTCGTTTTTCGGCAAGCCGACGATTCACTGAGAAGCGTCAGCTTTCCCGCAGACTTCGAACCGATCACCCAACTGGAATCAGCACGTGTTGGAATCATCACGGCTGAAATGGAACGTGTTGCAGAACGAGAGACACACCTCTCGCCAGCACAGGTTCGAGACGAAGTCGCTGCTGGCCGTATGGTGATTCCTGCAAACAAAGTTCACCTTCAGCATCAGCTCGACCCAATGTGTATCGGTCGCGCGTCGAAAACCAAAGTGAACGCCAATATGGGAGCGTCTCCTGTTTCTTCTGGAACAGATGAAGAAATTGAAAAGCTGAAGTGGGCAGAAAAATGGGGCGCGGACACCGTCATGGATCTCTCCACCGGCGGAGATATCGACGGATGTCGCAAAGCGCTCATCGAGAATAGCAACGTCCCTATTGGAACTGTGCCGATCTACTCCATGATCATCGGTCGGAAACTTTACGACCTCAACATGGAGATCATTCTTGAGTCGCTGCAACATCAGGCCGCGCAAGGTGTCGACTATTTCACGATTCATGCAGGAGTTCTGCATGAGCATTTGCAATACGTGAAAGAACGTTTGATCGGGATTGTTTCACGTGGTGGATCGTTACTCGCGAAGTGGATGATTGATCACGACGATGAAAACCCCATGTACACCGGCTGGGAACAGATTTGTGATGTGATGCGCGAGTACGACGTCACCTTCTCAATCGGTGACGGCCTTCGTCCCGGAGGCTTGGCCGATGCCACCGATCAGGCTCAGCTTGCGGAACTTTGTACTCTCGGAGAACTGACAGAACGCGCCTGGCGAAAAGGTGTGCAGGTTATGGTTGAAGGTCCCGGACACGTTCCGCTCGACCAGATTGAATACAACATGAAGCTGCAACGGACCATCTGCCACGGAGCCCCGTTTTATGTTCTCGGACCACTCGTGACCGATATCTTCCCCGGTTACGACCATATCACCAGTTGCATTGGTGCGACATCAGCGGGATATCACGGAGCCAGCATGCTCTGCTATGTGACACCGAAAGAACACCTTGGGTTGCCCAAAAAGGATGACGTGAAACAAGGTTGTGTCGCTTACAAAATCGCAGCTCACAGTGCAGATGTCGCTCTGGGAATTCCAGGGACACGCGATCAAGATGACGAACTGACCAAAGCCCGCGCCGCGCTCAACTGGGAAAAACATTTCGAACTTAGTTTCGATCCCGATATCGCCCGTGCTTATCACGATGAAGATCTCGACGTCGACACCGATTTCTGTGCAATGTGCGGACACGACTGGTGCAGCGTGCGAATCAGTAAAGAAATCGTGCAATTCGCATCCGGAAAAGAAGACGATTACAAATGGGACAAAGCGAAAGTCTCGGACGCTCTGACCGAAGAGCAAAAAGAGATTTTGGAAAAACGTGGCGTCCTCTCTCCGGAAGAAGTTCACAAGCTCGCCTCGAAAACAAAGAAGGCGGTCGGAGCCGAAGAGAATAAGGCATCCTGTCACAGCGACTACGTCGACGGCGAGACAGCCAAAGAGATCCATAAAAATGTGGAAGTCGTTGAGTTGGAAACGAAGTGATTAAAAGAGGCTCGTGTCAAAGAGGACGAGACCGAGAGTCAAAGTCGCATTATTAAAATGCGTGTCCTGCACGGGTACACGGCTGAGCACAGCACTGGAAGTTCGCGTAGAAAGCAGAGATCTGAACAGTCTCTGCTTTCTACTATTGAATTGTTCCGTCATGGCACCAAGTTATGACACCAGGCAACCGGTTCGAAATTGCTTGACAAATTCTTGAAAAACGAGTCGCCTCCTGTTCGCTGGAGATCGATCTTCTTCGGGTTTCAAACTCATGAATTGCCCCCCTCAAGATGGATGATGAAAGAAACCACAGAAGCCAAGAATAAGATGAACCCGATCTCAAGCAGGCTGTGAGGCATGTCAAAGATTCTCTATTCCGCAGAAGAAAAAATCAGTGTCGATGAATTTGCCAGCGTGCTGACGCGTTCGGGCTTATCCGAACGCCGACCAATGGATTCTCCCGAAATCTTACTGGCAATGCTGGAGAATGCAGATGTCTTGGTCAC from Thalassoglobus polymorphus includes the following:
- the thiC gene encoding phosphomethylpyrimidine synthase ThiC; translated protein: MRSVSFPADFEPITQLESARVGIITAEMERVAERETHLSPAQVRDEVAAGRMVIPANKVHLQHQLDPMCIGRASKTKVNANMGASPVSSGTDEEIEKLKWAEKWGADTVMDLSTGGDIDGCRKALIENSNVPIGTVPIYSMIIGRKLYDLNMEIILESLQHQAAQGVDYFTIHAGVLHEHLQYVKERLIGIVSRGGSLLAKWMIDHDDENPMYTGWEQICDVMREYDVTFSIGDGLRPGGLADATDQAQLAELCTLGELTERAWRKGVQVMVEGPGHVPLDQIEYNMKLQRTICHGAPFYVLGPLVTDIFPGYDHITSCIGATSAGYHGASMLCYVTPKEHLGLPKKDDVKQGCVAYKIAAHSADVALGIPGTRDQDDELTKARAALNWEKHFELSFDPDIARAYHDEDLDVDTDFCAMCGHDWCSVRISKEIVQFASGKEDDYKWDKAKVSDALTEEQKEILEKRGVLSPEEVHKLASKTKKAVGAEENKASCHSDYVDGETAKEIHKNVEVVELETK